From the genome of Francisella tularensis subsp. tularensis:
ATTAATATTATTATTTATCATTAAATATAAATTATAGATTAATTATGATAAAAAAATACTTTGATTCCAGATCCTGTTTGATTTTAGCTGTGTTCATTGGGCTAGGTAGCCCCATAATTGTTGAATCTTTTGTTGAGGAAAAAAAATATTCTTCAAATAAGATTGGGATTGATACACAATATATAGTTAATCCGAAAGATATTTGTAGAAAAAGATATTTGTAGAAATGTTATAATGTCTAATAAAAATGCCATCATATAGCCAATATTTTAGAGACATCGTAATTAATAAATATGAAGAAGGTATGACGGAGTTCGAGCTGAGTAAGTTTTTAAACATAGATAAGCGTACAGTTGTTTCATGGATAGAGTTTTATAAAAGAACCGGAGATTATAGTTCAAAGCAAGGAGTTGGTTGTGGCAGAGTCGCTAGCTTTACCGATAAAACATTGATTGAACAGTATTTGATAGATCATCCAGATGCAAGTGCATTAGATATAAAAGAAGCATTAGCCCCTGATATTCCAAGAAGTACATTTTATGATTGTCTTAATAGACTTGGTTTTAGTTTTAAAAAAAGACTCCAAAATATAAGCAAAGAAAAGAACATGAAAGGTTGGAGTATATAGAAAAACTAAAAGAAATAGCTCAAAACTTGTTATTTTATATAGATGAGATGGGGTGTGACAATAAGCTTTCTATCCTAAGAGGATGGTCACTAATTGGTGAGCCTAGTTATGGTGAGGTTTTAGCATATCAAACACAAAGAAGAAGTATTGTTGCTGGATATAATTATGCAGATAAAAAGATTATAGCTCCATTAGAGTACAGTGGATATACCAATACTGAAATTTTTAATCAATGGTTTGAGGAACACTTATGCCCATCATTAAAACCTAAAACTACTATAGTAATGGATAATGCTAGTTTCCATAAATCCTCTAAGCTGATTGAAATAGCCAATAAATTTGATGTACAAATATTATATCTACCTCCGTACTCTCCAGATTTAAATCCTATTGAAAAGGTTTGGGCTAACTTTAAAAAAATATTTAGAAAAGTGAATAATAGTTTTGAAAAATTTTGTGATGCTATCTCTTATGTGTTTAACAAAATACTCTCGGATTAACTATAATATTAATAACTCTTTTCCATCTGGTCATGCTACATTTATATTTTCATTTAGTGTAAGTATGTGGATTTTATTTCCAAAGTATAGATGGCTTTGGGCATTGTTGGCTTTTTTAGTTGTGGTTACGCAATTGCTACAATACTTCCACTTTGTAAGTGATTTGATCGTAGGATCAATGTTAGGGTCAATTATTGGATACTATGCTGCCCAATCATATACTAAGAAATCTCAAACAATTTAAATAAAAATACAAATCTCATAAGACTACAGTTATAAAATATCACTGTCTTATAATTTTTTGTAAAAATAGTCTGGTCGAAATAAATAATAAATTTAAGCAATATGCAAAATAAGCCTTAGGTGGATTTACACAAAACAAAAATTCTAATAATGTAAACCATGTTGGTTTAATTTATATAAACGCTAAACTTAGAAAGGCTTTTTTATTCGATCTCAGCTATCTTCTAATGCACTAAGATCTATGTATTTAGGAGAGCAATAAAAGTAATATGTACTAATCTTGCTACGATTCATGATATCCTAGTATTCTAAGATAAATGACTATATGCTTGTCAAAGTAGATCATCTAGGAGATAAGTATTCAATTTATAACAGAGGTGAAATAATGGATCATTCAGTTTTAAATGTGTTGGTTTGCCCAATTTGTAAGGCAAATTTATATTATGATAAAGAAAATCAAGTTTTAGTATGTAAAGCGGATAAATTGGCTTATCCAATTCGTGAAAATATACCAGTAATGTTGGTTGAAGAAGCTAAAAAAATGACTCTTGAAGAGGTGAAAAAATATGGCTAATATCCATATTGTAATTCCTGCCAGGCTTAAATCAACTCGTCTACCAAATAAAATGCTGGCAGATATTGCCGGTAAGCCAATGATTCAGAGAGTCTATGAGCAAGTGACTAAATCAAAGTTTGATAGCATAATAATAGCTACAGATTCGCAAAAAATAAAAGATATCGCAGAGAGCTTTGGTGCAAAAGTAGTTTTGACAAGAGATGATCATCAATCAGGAACAGATAGAATAGCAGAAGCAGTTACTAAATTAGGCTTTGCAGATGAAGACATTGTTGTAAATGTCCAAGGTGATGAGCCATTGATCCCTATTGAAAATATCGAGCAAGCTGCGCAGTTATTGATAGACAAATCAGAAGCTGTAGTCTCGACGTTGTGTGAAAAAATCACAGATGTAGAAGATATTTATAATCCTAATAATGTCAAAGTAGTTTTTGATAAAAATAACTATGCTTTATATTTTAGTAGAGCATCTATTCCTTTTGAAAGAGGTTTTTCTGAGAAAGAGCAGATTAATATTTCAGAATTTTTTAGACATATTGGTATATATGCATATCGAGTAGCTTTTTTAAAACATTATGCAGAACTTACAGTTTCACCAATTGAGAAATACGAAGCTCTTGAACAGCTAAGAGTCTTATATAATGGTTACAAAATCGCTATTGAGCAATCAGCTAAATCAACTCCTGCTGGTGTTGATACATTGCAAGATTTAGAAAAAGTAAGGAAATTATTTAATGTTTAAATTAGACTCTCGTTTAGCAGCCGATACTTTTGAAGTTTGTGAGCATTTGGATTGTAAAATTTTGGTAATGAATAATTCTATTGTACCTTGGTTTATAGTAGTACCTTTTACAGATAGAACAGAGTGGTATCAGCTTGATGATTCACAACAGTATAATATCAATAAGATTATTAATAAATTATCTGATTTTATAGTCAAAGAATACAATGCTGATAAGCTAAATGTTGCTACTATTGGAAATGTTGTTAGGCAAATGCATATTCATGTAGTGGGGCGTTTTGAGAGTGATCCAGTATGGCCAGCTCCTGTATGGGGTAATATTGAGCCTAAAGCATATACAGATCAAGAAAAAAATAAGCTACGAGAAAAAGTTAGGAGTATATTTTAAAGTTTACAAGTTCCTTGGCAAGCTTTTGAAATATAGAAAGAAGGTTTTATATTAAATTTTTCAAAATAATTTTTCTCTAGGTAGCTAGCATACTCTTTTAAAAGCTTAGTCGGTAAAAGATGTATGGTCGAGCCGCCAAAACCACCACCAGTCATTCTAGCTCCATAAATTCCAGCAAAATTTTGCGATAACTCAACTAGGTAGTCAAGTTCATCACAACTAACTTTGTAATCATTTTTTAGCGAGTTGTGCGATTGATACATTAGTTTACCTAGCTTTTGCCAGTCTTTAGCTACCATTGCTTTAGTAGCTTCTATTACTCTTTGATTTTCGGTAAATACATGTAATGCCAATTTATGATCTTCTTCAGAGAAGTTTAATTTTGTATCTTCGAGCTTTTGTGAATCTAATTCACGAAGTGATTTTATGCTGTGGAATCTAGCGATATTTTCACAAACTTGACGGCGCTTATTATATGCAGAGTCAGCTAAATTATGCTTAATATTTGTATCACAAATTAGCACAGATAGATTATCAAGCTCAAAAGGAATGTTGTCATAGTGGTTATCATTACAATCAATCATTGTTGCGGCATTTTGCTGTGAAAACAAACAAGCCATCTGATCCATAAGCCCACATTTTGTGCCAATATATTCATGCTCAACTTTTTGTGCAATCTTTGCAACGTCAATTTTAGAGATATTTAGCTGGTAAATATCATTATAAGCATAAGCTAAGGCAGTATTTAGCGAAGCAGATGAAGAAAGGCCGGCACCAAAGGGTAGATCACTAAAAATATAAATATCGGCCCCTTTGATATCACTGCTGAAATCTTGATTAATTATATTTATAACGCCTTTTATATAGTTTTGCCATGTGTTTGATATTTCTTGTTTGATTTTGGTAATGTCAAAAGATGATGAGTCATCTAAATTTTCGCTATATACATTAACTATATTGTCATCTCTTTTTGCAATTGCAATAAATGTCCCTTTATTTATGGCAAACGGCATTACAAAACCATTATTGTAATCAGTATGTTCACCAATTAAATTCACTCTACCAGGTGAGAAAAATAATTGAGGTTTTCTACCATAGAGCTCAACAAAACGATTGATTAAATTATGTTTGATACAGTCCATCATGATTATAAATCTCTTAAAACTTGTGCCGCTAATTCTGGAGTAATATCTCTTTGCGATTCTCCAAGCATTTCAAATCCAACCATAAACTTTTTGACTGTTGCTGAACGTAATAATGGCGGATAAAAATGTGCATGAAGCTGCCAATAATCAGACTCTGTAGCATTTATCGAGCCGTGCCAACCCATTGAATACGGGAAAGAAGTATCAAATAGTTTATCATATTTTACTAATAGTATTTTTAGAGCATTTGCTAAAGTTTTTCTTTGTGAATTACTTAAATGATTTAGATGAGAGCATTTAAATTTTGGTAGTAATAGAGTTTCATAAGGCCATGTTGCCCAAAACGGTACAACAATTAACCAATCATCATTTTGGTAAACGATTCGGTCTTCTTCCTTTATTTCTCTATTCGCATAATCGATCAGCATACTAGATTTGTTTTTCTCAAAATATTGTTGTTGCGACTTATATTCTTTTTGAGCTTCTGTTGGTAAGAAATCACAAGCCCAGATTTGTCCATGTGGATGAGGGTTAGAGCAGCCCATAATTGAGCCTTTATTTTCAAAAACCTGTACCCATTGATATTTTTTACTTAATTCTGTAACTTCAGATGCCCATAGATCAACAACTTTAACTATATCTTTTTGTTGCATTGATGCCATTGTTAGATTGTGTTTTGCAGAGAAGCATATAACTTTAGCAATACCAGTAGCACCACTTAGTTGAAATAGATCATCATTTATCTCAAGTTTTTTGTCTATTTTTTCTTTAGATAAAGCAGAAAAATCGTTTTCAAATACAAAAGTTTCTTTGAAATCAGGATTAACTTCTCCATTAGCTCGAATATTAGTTGGACACAGATAGCATTTATCATCATATTCTGGCAGAGTATTTTTTTGAGTTTCTTCTGATTGACCTTGCCATGGTCTATTAAGCCTATGGGGAGATACTAAAACCCATTCATTAGTTAAGATATTCTTACGACGATGCGAGGATTTGAGCTGTGATATTGTAGCTGAAATATTCATTTATAAATCAAAAAACTGTTGTTTTATATTTTTAGTATAGTATATCATGAATGCTGTAAGTATTAGTTAAATTGATGTAGGAATTTTTGTATGCAAACTGAAAAAAAAATAAATTTTGTGGTCGTTCGTGTGGCTATAATAGCAGCACTTGCGGGTCTGCTTTTTGGTATGGATATTGGTTATGTTAACGGCTCGTTGCATTTCATATCAGAAACATTTGGTTTAAGTGTTGAGCAAAGTGGACATGTATCAAGTGTCTTGCTGCTTGGCGCTGCTTGTGGAGCATTATTTAGTGGTTTTTTATCAAAGCGCTATGGACGTAGAAAGGTACTTCTAATTGCAGCAGCTATTTTTTCTATTTTTACAATAGTGGGAATTTTGGCACCTAACTACCAAATTTTTATTAGCTCAAGATTTATCTTGGGTATTGCGGTAGGTATTGCTTCATTTATTGCACCTTTGTATCTATCAGAAATTGCCCCAAAAGAGTTTAGAGGCGCTTTGATTGCTTTGTACCAGTTAATGATAACTATTGGTTTATTTTTGGTTTTCTTAACTAACTCTGCATTAGAAAGGACAGGTTCTTGGAGGGTTATGCTTGCAGTTTTAGCAATTCCTTCAGTAATAATGTTCTTTGGCTGCTTGACATTACCTAGAAGTCCAAGATGGCTTATTTTAAAAGGTAACGATAATGAGGCTGCTTTGGTTCTCAAAAAAATAAGATCAAGCGAAGCAGAAGCATTAGAAGAGCATAATGAGATTAAACAAACAACACATAGAGGTGTTAGTGTTTTTTCTTTACTCAAGCAGAAGTTTTTTATAAAAGTTGTACTACTAGGTATAGCTTTGCAGGCATTTCAACAGTTCACTGGTATGAATGCTTTTATGTATTACTCAACAGATATCTTTAAATTAGCAGGATTTACTAATCCTTCAACATCAACAATAGTGATCGGTTTACTTAATATGCTTACAACCTTTTTGGCAATTAAGTATGTTGATAAATTTGGGCGTAAGCCAATTTTATACTTTGGCTTAAGCTTATTGATAATCTCATGTATTATTGTTGGTTTTATCTTTAAAACACACTTTGTTTATGGTCAAGCAATGGTCTTATCACAAACATTACAATGGACTGCCTTGATATTTTGTTTATTGTTCATATTCGGGTTTGCAATTTCTATGGGGCCTGTGATTTGGATTTTATGTTCAGAAATCCAACCAATTGAGGGTAGAGATTTTGGGGGAACAGCATCGACTATGAGTAATTGGATTTGTAATGCTATTATAGGTAATTTTGCACTTACTTGGCTAACATTTCACCCTGATAGTACTTTCTTTGGTTTTGCGATTTCTTGTATAATTTGTATATTATTTGTTAAGTTTTTTGTACCTGAAACTAAGGATGTTTCATTAGAGGAAATTGAAAACAATCTTAGGTCAGGAAAATCTTTAGCAAAAATCGGTCGTTAACAAACAATCTATAAATAAATGGTGGGATAATATGGAAGCACAAAAAGAATATAAAAGGATAGTCTATATAATTGCTACAATAGCAGCACTAGGTGGTTTGCTATTTGGTTTGGATCAGGGTTTATCGGTAATGCTGGTGATACTCTTAATAAGCTCTATGGTTTAGATGCAAAGGCTGCTGGTAGCTTTAATGCTATCCTAGTAACGGGAGGTATTTTAGGTACTATTTGTAGTGGTTTTTTTACGAAATTTTTTGGTAGAAAAAATACACTAATGATTGCTGGGTTTGCTTTTTTGGCAGGCGCTTTGGTTTCATCTTTTTTACCGCCGATAAATATACTAACGTTTTGTAGGTTTTTGCTTGGTTTTGGTGTTGGTTTAGCATCATTTGCTACACCTTTATATCTTGCGGAGACTGCACCAACTAAGATCAGAGGTTCGATTTCAACACTATTTCAGCTAATGATTACCTTTGGTATATTTTTGATTTCTTTAACTAATATAATTATCGTAATGTGTTTATGTCATCAAAAAATTTCATTAGCATTAATGTTTAGTGTAATTGCTTTTTTTGCATTTTTGATGTTTGTTGGATGTTTCTTTTTACCAAAAAGCCCTAGATGGTTGCTATCTAAGGGCAAAGATCAAGAAGCGCATAAAGTTCTTACTAGACTAAGAGCAGCTCATGAGATTGATACTGAGATTGCGGAGACTAAAAAAGTCCTTAAGACTGATCATGGTTCTGTAGTGGAAAGTCTAGCTAAAAAATATTTCTGGAAAATATTACTTGTAGGTGTAATCATTCAAATGTTTCAACAGCTAGTTGGTATCAATATGATGATTTATTATGCGCCGCATTTTTTATCAAATGTTGGTCTAAATGTTTTAATAGCAGCGCTGGCAGTATATTTGGTGAATTTTTTATCAACATTTCCAGCTATTAAATGGGTTGAGAAATGGGGTAGGAAAAAATTATTGACAGTTGGAGCTGTTGTAATGATGTCCTCACTTGTAGTTTCTGCTGTTTGTTTCTATTTTATTAAACATACTCAAGATCCTGCTGATTTTATTAAGTATGTATTACTTATATCCTGTTTAGTCTATATTTTTGGCTTTGCTTGTTCATGGGGACCTGTTGCATGGATTATTTGTTCAGAGATTTTTCCTATCAATACTAGAGAAATCGGTATGACTGTTACGACAGTTGTAAACTGGACATTTGCAGGCTTTGTGATTGCAAACTCAAATGTTATCATGACTAAAGTAGCATTTGGAGATGTTATTATTTTCCTTGTTTATGCTGCATTCTGTTTAGCGGCTATATTTTTCTTGAAAATGTTTGTACCAGAAACAAAAGGTGTTAGCTTAGAGAAAATAGAAGATAACCTTATCTCAGGTAAAAAATTACGTGATTTAGGTCAATAGGCTTAAGTCAATAAAGTTGTATATTTATAATAAATAATGTATCCTTACAAATGTAATTAGTAATAGTTAAATCAAAAAATAAGGAACTATAATTATGAAAGCTTCAGCTAGACATTTGCTAGTACAATCAGAATCTGAATGTCAACAAATCAAAAAAGACATAACTGAAGGTAAAATAACTTTTGAAGAAGCGGCTAGAAAGCACTCTCTATGTCCATCTGGAGCTAGAGGCGGAGATCTAGGAACCTTTTCTCAAGGACAAATGGTTCCTGAGTTTGATAGAGTAGTATTCAACGATGAATTACATAAAGTTCATGGTCCAGTACAAACTCAATTTGGTTATCATCTATTAGAAATTACATCGCGCGGATAATTTAAATTTCTCATAATTTTCAAATTATTTAATAAATTTCTCATACAAAAATTTACGGACAAAAATGAATTCTGAAACTAAAAAAGATTTTAGTCAGCTTGGGCTGAATCAAGATATTGTAGATACTGTTATTAAACTAGGATATGAAAATCCAACACCTATCCAACAGTATGCTATTCCATATATCTTATCGGGTAGAGATGTGCTAGGTCAAGCACAAACGGGTACGGGCAAAACAGCAGCTTTTGCATTACCTCTAATAAATAACATGGACTTGGCATCTAGAGATAGAGCTCCACAAGTTTTGGTACTAGCACCTACAAGAGAGTTAGCTATACAAGTGGCGGAGCAGTTTGAAGCTTTTGCTAAAAATGTACCTAATTTAGATGTTGCTTGTATTTATGGTGGTCAAGAATATGGTTCTCAAATAAGAGCACTTAAGCAAGGTGTAAAAGTTGTAGTTGGTACAACTGGTCGAGTAATGGATCATATTGAGAAAGGTACATTACAGCTTGATAATCTTAGAGCATTAGTATTAGATGAAGCAGATGAGATGCTCAGAATGGGCTTTATTGATGATGTTAAATTTGTCTTAAGTCATGTTTCTGAACAAAGCCAAAGATTACTTTTCTCAGCAACAATTCCTACTGATATTGCTGATATTATCGAAGAATATCTAAGAAATCCTTGTAAGATACAAGTGAAAGCGAAAACAAAAACTGCTAATACAGTGACACAAAAATTTATCGTCATTAAAGGCTTTAGAAAGATAGATGCTTTAGATAGGTTGCTTGAGACCGAAGAAACTGACGGTGTTATTATCTTTGTTAAGACTAAGACAAGTACTATAGAAGTAGCAGATAATTTAAAAGCTCTTGGCTATAAAGTAGCAGCTATAAATGGTGATATGCAACAATCACAGCGTGAGTATATTGTTGATCAATTCAGAAGTGCTAAATCCGATATCCTCGTTGCTACAGATGTAGTAGCTAGGGGTATAGATCTTGAACGTATTAGTCATGTGATTAACTATGATATGCCTAATGATACTGATACATATGTACATAGAATTGGGCGTACAGGTAGAGCAGGGCGTGAAGGCACGTCAATTTCTTTAGTACCTCTTAAAGAGATGAGATTTTTACGTACTTTAGAGAGATTTACAGGTTCACCAATGCAAGAAGTATTTATGCCAAGTGCTAAAGATTTAGCTCAAAGCAGGGTAGAACACTTTAAAGCTAGAATAATCTCAGCATTGGATAAAAATAAGTCTTTAGATAAGTATAAAGAAATTATTACAAGTATTCGTGATGAATTACAGTTAGACTCAGAAGAGCTTTTAGCTGGACTTACATTACTAGCTCAAGGTAAGAAAACTTTCTTCCCAAGAGAAATTCAAGCTAAAGAAGAAAAACCAGCTCGTGATAATAGAAATTCTAGAGATGGTAGAAGAAATGAAAGATTTGAGCGTAGAAATGATCAAGGTGATAGAACTAAACGTTTTGATAAAGCAGATAGAAAGCCACGTCGTGCTGTAAATATCGATCTAACTACTTATAAGTTAGATGTTGGTCGTGATAATGATGTTCAAGCGCGAAATATTGTTGGTGCTATAGCTAATGAGGGTAATATCGATAGTAAACATATCTGTAATATCTCTATTCAAAAAGATTATACATTAGTTGATTTACCAGCAAATCTTTCACCAAAAGTGATAAATCATCTAAAAAAAGTTTGGGTTGCTGGGAAGAAGTTAAATCTTACTGCTCAGTAAGTTTTATAAAGTATTTTAATAAATTACAAATAATTAATTTTCAAACACATTATTCTATTTATAGTTTTAAAACTGTATAATTAGTCGAACTAGCTATTTGATTACGATTTCTACAAATGAATAACTATATTTTTATAGTTTCTGCACCATCTGGCGCGGGTAAAAGTTCTTTACTAAAAGCTTTTTTAGCAACTGACATAGGCAAGGATAACTACGCTGTAGCAATCTCCCACACTACTAGAGAGCCACGTGTTGGCGAGATCAATAGTAGAGAATATTATTTTGTCACAGTAGCTGAATTTGAACAATTACTTAGTCAAGATGGCTTTATTGAATATGCTAAAGTTTTCAAAAACTATTATGGTACATCTAAAGCTGAGCTTGATAGATTGCTTGCATTAGGTAAGAATATTATCCTTGAGATTGACTGGCAAGGTGCACAACAAACACGCGCTATTTATGGCGATAGGGCTAAGAGTATATTTATATTACCGCCTTCTTTAGATGAGTTAAGAAAACGTCTAGAAAAAAGAAATACAGATTCTAAGGAGACTATAGATTATCGTATGGAGCAAGCACAATCAGAGATTTCACATGCTGATGAATATGATTATCTGCTGGTTAACGATGATTTTAGCCAGTCATTAGAACAATTATGTAAATATTTCGAACAAAATATCCAAAGTTAAAGGCTAAGGAGAACATTTGGATGTTAAACAAAAAACTTATAAAAGATAAGATATCACAAGCTAGACAAGAATTACCTAGTTTGAAAATTAAAGATACTGAAAAACAACAATATATGCGGGAAATTCAGGAGTTATTAGAACAAAATAATGCTTGTTTGGTAGCGCATTATTATGTTGATGCAGAAATTCAAGAATTAGCTGAGAAAACTGGTGGATTTGTCGGTGATTCGCTTGCTATGGCGAAGTTTGGCTTAGAAAGCAGCTGTGACACTTTAGTAGTTGCAGGAGTTAGATTTATGGGTGATTCCGCTAAGATTTTGAGTCCCGAGAAAAAAATTCTAATGCCAACTCTAGAAGCAGAGTGTTCGCTAGATTTAAGTTGTAGTAATGATGAGTTCAAAAAGTTTATAGAAGCTAATCCTGATAGAGAAGTTGTGGTTTATGTCAATACAGCAGCAGAGATTAAAGCTCTAGCTGATTGGACAGTAACATCATCCAATGCTTTGGAGATTTGTTCACATCTACACAAGCAAGGTAAAAAGCTACTTTGGGGACCTGATAGATTTCTTGGTGATTGGATTGCTAAGCAAATTGGTGCAGATATGTTGCTGTATGACGGTAGTTGTATAGTACATGAGGAGTTTAAAGCTCAAGCGCTAGATGATTTAATACTAGAACATCCAGATGCTGCAGTTTTAGTACATCCTGAATCACCAGCAGAAATTATCAAAAGAGCAGATGCAGTTGGTTCAACATCTCAACTAATAGCAGCAAGCCAAAGACTTAGCAATACAAAATTTATTGTTGCTACAGATACGGGTGTATTTTATAAAATGAAACAGCTATCACCACATAAAGAGTTTATCCCAGCGCCTACTGCTGGTCGTGGTGCAACATGTCAATCATGTGCAAAATGCCCTTGGATGAAACTAAATCAACTTAAAAATCTAAAAGATTGTTTAATTAATCAGACTAACGAAATATTTATTGATGAAGAAGTAAGACAAAAGGCGCTTATCCCATTAAATAGGATGATAAATTTCTAGGAAATAGTATGGCTGATGTGATGTTGAATACTGACCAAATTAACAAAGTTCCCAATGATATTGTTACAAGACTAGTTAGAGAGTCTTTGGCAGAAGATATAGCAACTGGAGATATCACAGCACAGCTAGCTGAAGATATTGATACTACAGCGTTTTGTATCACTAGAGAAGAGATGATCTTATGTGGGCAAGATTTTGCTAATGAAGTGATTAATCAGCTAGATAAAAATATACAGATAACTTGGTTATATAGCGATGCTCAAAAAGTACCAGCAAATGCTAGAATTTTTGAGCTTAAAGGTAATGCGCGAAGTATCTTAACAGCGGAAAGAACGATATTAAACTTTATTCAAATGCTTTCTGGTACAGCTACAGTGACAAATAAGCAAGTCAAATTGATTTCTCAATATAAGACAAAATTACTTGATACACGTAAGACTATTCCAGGGTTTCGTTTAGCACAAAAATATGCAGTTAGGTGTGGTGGTGGTTTTAACCATCGTATTGGTTTATTTGATGCTTATTTAATTAAAGAAAACCATATTCGTTCAGCTGGTGGTATTGCCAAAGCTGTCACCAAAGCAAAAAAATTAGACAGCAATAAAGTTGTTGAAGTTGAAGTTACAAACTTAGATGAATTAAATCAAGCAATAGCGGCTAAAGCAGATATTGTAATGCTCGATAATTTTAGCGGTGAAGATATTGATATAGCTGTGAGTATTGCTAGGGGTAAAGTAGCTCTTGAAGTATCTGGGAATATCGATCGTAATTCTATAGTTGCTATAGCTAAAACTGGAGTTGATTTTATTTCTGTTGGGGCGATTACAAAACATATCAAAGCAATAGATTTATCATTGCAGGTTCAGTTATAAATATGATTATAAAAAAGCATGATGTAGCTATAATAGGTGGTGGTTTAGCAGGTGTAGTTGCTGCTATTGAGTTAGCTGAGAATAATTTAGATGTTGCAATCATCTATGACCAAAAAATCAATCATTGTGCTAGTGCATATGCTCAAGGTGGCATTGCGGCTATAGTTTCTAGTGATGATAGCATTGAGGCTCATATTAATGATACATATATTGCTAGTGGTAAGCTTGCAAAGCTTGAGAGTATTACTCAAGTTGTTACAAATTCTAATGCTGCTATAGCTTGGCTTGAGAAACATGGTGTTGAGTTTGATAAAAAAGAAAATGGTCAGTATAGCCTACATCTTGAAGGCGGACACTCGCAAGCAAGGATTCTGCATATCAAAGACTATACTGGTAGAGCAGTTATTAC
Proteins encoded in this window:
- a CDS encoding DEAD/DEAH box helicase, with the protein product MNSETKKDFSQLGLNQDIVDTVIKLGYENPTPIQQYAIPYILSGRDVLGQAQTGTGKTAAFALPLINNMDLASRDRAPQVLVLAPTRELAIQVAEQFEAFAKNVPNLDVACIYGGQEYGSQIRALKQGVKVVVGTTGRVMDHIEKGTLQLDNLRALVLDEADEMLRMGFIDDVKFVLSHVSEQSQRLLFSATIPTDIADIIEEYLRNPCKIQVKAKTKTANTVTQKFIVIKGFRKIDALDRLLETEETDGVIIFVKTKTSTIEVADNLKALGYKVAAINGDMQQSQREYIVDQFRSAKSDILVATDVVARGIDLERISHVINYDMPNDTDTYVHRIGRTGRAGREGTSISLVPLKEMRFLRTLERFTGSPMQEVFMPSAKDLAQSRVEHFKARIISALDKNKSLDKYKEIITSIRDELQLDSEELLAGLTLLAQGKKTFFPREIQAKEEKPARDNRNSRDGRRNERFERRNDQGDRTKRFDKADRKPRRAVNIDLTTYKLDVGRDNDVQARNIVGAIANEGNIDSKHICNISIQKDYTLVDLPANLSPKVINHLKKVWVAGKKLNLTAQ
- the gmk gene encoding guanylate kinase — protein: MNNYIFIVSAPSGAGKSSLLKAFLATDIGKDNYAVAISHTTREPRVGEINSREYYFVTVAEFEQLLSQDGFIEYAKVFKNYYGTSKAELDRLLALGKNIILEIDWQGAQQTRAIYGDRAKSIFILPPSLDELRKRLEKRNTDSKETIDYRMEQAQSEISHADEYDYLLVNDDFSQSLEQLCKYFEQNIQS
- the nadA gene encoding quinolinate synthase NadA: MLNKKLIKDKISQARQELPSLKIKDTEKQQYMREIQELLEQNNACLVAHYYVDAEIQELAEKTGGFVGDSLAMAKFGLESSCDTLVVAGVRFMGDSAKILSPEKKILMPTLEAECSLDLSCSNDEFKKFIEANPDREVVVYVNTAAEIKALADWTVTSSNALEICSHLHKQGKKLLWGPDRFLGDWIAKQIGADMLLYDGSCIVHEEFKAQALDDLILEHPDAAVLVHPESPAEIIKRADAVGSTSQLIAASQRLSNTKFIVATDTGVFYKMKQLSPHKEFIPAPTAGRGATCQSCAKCPWMKLNQLKNLKDCLINQTNEIFIDEEVRQKALIPLNRMINF
- the nadC gene encoding carboxylating nicotinate-nucleotide diphosphorylase — its product is MADVMLNTDQINKVPNDIVTRLVRESLAEDIATGDITAQLAEDIDTTAFCITREEMILCGQDFANEVINQLDKNIQITWLYSDAQKVPANARIFELKGNARSILTAERTILNFIQMLSGTATVTNKQVKLISQYKTKLLDTRKTIPGFRLAQKYAVRCGGGFNHRIGLFDAYLIKENHIRSAGGIAKAVTKAKKLDSNKVVEVEVTNLDELNQAIAAKADIVMLDNFSGEDIDIAVSIARGKVALEVSGNIDRNSIVAIAKTGVDFISVGAITKHIKAIDLSLQVQL